Below is a genomic region from Henckelia pumila isolate YLH828 chromosome 3, ASM3356847v2, whole genome shotgun sequence.
attattttaaactgttaatatatatatctatataataAGGAATTAACGATGTCTGTAAGTGATGAACATTAAAACTGTAAGCTTTTGGTAAAGTGACAAGCGAtcggtcctacaattggtatcatAGCTAAGTTTATGAGTTTGATTTTCATTGAGTACAATGCAATTGAGATTTttgagtgcaataattgtccttgtTGGGTAAAATAATCGAATCATGACGCTTGGCTgatgtgcggtttaaaagatttgagttgcattaTTACCACCAGTTATAGCTTTTGATAAAGCAGCAAGCGCTCGGTCCTGTATATTGttacaaattattaataaaatcttttttattTATAGGACAACATCGCTTCAATATATTACAAGATTTAGAgacactaaataaaaatatatatacatttattcTCAAAATGGATAAGACGATTGAAATACAAGACGAAATGTtaacatttttaatcaaaagCATTCAAAATTCGAGCAAAAATTTAGTAACAAAAATTATTGTAATAGTAGATTTCGAACAACTTagcatgaaattaaaaataaaaaaaccgtccaataacacattgattattaacgatattgacttacaagtaaTAGAAGATCATACCACAAGAATGGAGGTTGGAGacaatgaaattatttatactcTTGCAAAAAATTATTTCAGCATTTTcaacaaaagaatcaaagaataaagatataaaaataaaaataattgatagagaAAACATCACAAGAATTATTATcgaaaaaataagaaaattattttttaaagaataaaTAATGGATGACAAACgaaaaaatcgtgaaagaagaaaaaatggttatgtaaaaaaagaaaaaacggtgtaatttaatttaaagtttagaatgcattatctgtattattatattatttttttcaaaatcagtAGTGGCAAAATGATTTTTCAACACTATGTATttattgttatatttttttcttaaattttatttattaaatatttcatgacatcaaattataaaattttctcaatgtctaatttatacaaaattatagtatttgttACAACCATTATTTGCAATAACGTCTATGAATTCAATTAGACTTGTAACATATAAACTCTTTAAATAAAGATTTTTCACattcattttataaaaaaatgttgtaaatatcatattactttgaatttaatatttactaAAATATCATGAAGATTATTAACTAATTGCATGTTTATCTCTTCTCTTCTCATctcaactcatttatttaacaatATTTATCAATAATAAAAAGTGTTTCCACGTGCAACACACGTGACTTTTACTAGTTAGTAAaaaagtgtaaaaaaatattactaaatatggtagatggctatatatttgggacaacaaaaaagaaaaaatggaCAATATTATTGGGACGAATAgagtatttattttttattgtttaaaaaaaacttatttattttatctaaaattttatttttattaaatatgtgattgtttggattttaaaatttgttagaAATGTTGTTTTATAGTAGTATCTAAgtgtattttgatttatatgttttctaaacaaatatataattatatttcatattttgattatatgtatgttattgTTTGAATTTATActtgtaaaatatatatatttattatttataaacaTATTTAAgatctttaaaatttttaatatatttatctattatattatattataatttaatttaatatattaatttatcgATCGAACTGTCCAATTGAACCTGTCGAAACGCTTGAAATGTTGTTGAAAGATTAATCGATACGATTATCGACAAGGACGGAGCCAGGAAATTCAATTCAGATATatcaaaattgattttttattcGATGATAGGGACTGCgtcaataaattatttaaaaaatgaactattgttgtaaatatAAAAGATAGAATACTATAAATAAGACAAAGTTGAAGGGTGACGATTGAAACTACTGACCTCCCGTTGGCTCCATCTTTAATCATCGAACTAATTATGAAAACattgattattaatttattatattcttattttaaaatttaatattactactatttaatattattatatataaaattatttttgtatcGATAATAGtggattttttatatttaaattgtgTCTTAAAAGTTGAGATTTGCATCAATAAAAAGGTTGTAATTAAGACATACGCAATGCAGCATGTTAATAACACCCAATAACACCTTCCACATCATTTAAATGCATGAGTTTCATTGTTAATAACACATAATTTTTTCACTCACAATCCTTTTAACATTAATACTCATTATTTATGGATCTCACAGTtcactaaataatttaaaattattttatattaaataaatacattttaaatatattttaaaatattaaaatttatatttatttttaaatattaatcttatttttttagttttaattttattaacacaaaataataataataaaattaatttaatttataatatttaaattttaaaaaaattaaaaaaataaaattatgcaGGTGTAGACGCGTGGGGCCTGTGTTTGCACTTGCTGCACGCGACTTTCGGCGCGTGCAAGCACGTgccatttgaaaaaaaaaagagggcCGAGCATTCAAAAAACTTACGCCCAGTCCTTCTCTCTCTTGGGTGGGTGTTAATATCACCCATTTAACATCCATTGTGGGTGCTCTTACTCGATCTGACACAAGTTTGAGACCCCGACTCCTCTTATAAAGCGGGTCTATAAccccacttttttttttttttttaagagtaACACTCATGTGAAACGGTTTAACCCTatccatatatatgtataataataagtaataattttgacataaaatgtaatactttttaattgataactcatataagagaCTACTCTAAAAAAATGatccttgagaccgtctcataggagtttttgtctttttttaaaatatttatatttgttatatttctttaaattgtttttaaatatataataattatttaaaaaatcctACGGACATAGGTTGTCACGGTTGTaaattaatatgattaattaCCTGTATTTAGAGATAAATCATTTTTATTGCCTTGCATTGTTTCCATCTACTTATCCAGAGTATGTATTTTGCGAGATGATTTCACATATATTTATTCGTGAGACGGGTGAACTTtgctcatatttacaataaaaaataatatttttttatgaatgacATAAATAGAAGATTCGTCTCAAAAAATTGACCCATGAAAACCgtctcatatgagtttttgtcTTTTATCAAAaacttgaatatatatatatatatggaaaattgtttttttggtcctATATGTTTATCTCTTTGCGATTTTGATCTCCTATATtgtcaaatttaaattttagtttgctatctttgttttttctttgaaattttttgtcTTTTTCGAAGTGACGCTGATGTGGCAATCATGcggtgctgatgtggagctaaCTTATATTGTGCCACGTCAGTGTTTCTATGAAAAAAGATTAAGATTGccaaaaatttatatacacaGGACTAAAATttggatttgaaaatataaaaaactaaaattacaaattaaaaaaattacaggATCAAAATACACTTTTCCCTATATACACACACAAGTATACACATGGTTGTcagaaacaatatttttatcacCTCAAATAAAATCGAGATAATAATTACTCGACGCTTATATTTCATACCACAATTTTATTCTCCAAAAGAACTCTGTCCCGTTGCTACTTTTACAAAAAGCACCAAAAAAATATACACTCATTATCGATTGTGTTTAGCTCGTAAATAGGAGGGACAACAACATTTTTGGTCtaatatatttgtttttgtttttgtttttttttttttgtgatttcgatCTCTATGCTtccaaattttagttttagtcatACATTTTATGATTTTGgacaattttaataattttttttgatcaAAAATGCTGATGTGACACTATACATGACgacatgtagtgacccgcaccatgatcacttactaatcagaagcttaaacatgaatttaacttaattaaataaatcaaaaattaaacagcggaaaacttaaactacaataaaatattgtttacaaccatatcgaataaaccaGCGTATTAACCCAAAAACATCAGaaaacaaaagcctagacaataactctgctggtcctccatcgcctaagctctcctggaaccacccgcatcgtccaaccgcagacctgccccatggaatagggtgtccagatacaacaaagtacgggacgtgagcatgataagctcagtacgagagtatgagtatacggtgttatgtgtgcatgtatgcaagtgtacaaggtaccaagactctcaggtcaagaaactagctcatagactgggcctagggtatatagcacgttgcgccgtcgcatcaggaggtggctcatatacccagtggataatggtgacctgatactagtacaagtgtccaaccataaagatgacctaacacaagacttacgtatccaatcatccacacaaacttgtagggtgagcgccctactacaggatacttctaagataaaggctcaatatgctcatgtatgcaacatacagtcatgacatgctgtatataaagacatataaaacatgcaatcacataatccatgcaaacacataatacatgaatactcaatctggatatctcgaataatacttccgtacctcataaactaggcaagctagaccagcactatgtccaagcctataatccgcactacaatgcaaagtactcatgaattataatcttattctaaaagccttaactacgttataacatactccctatttactataaggagccagagttatacctgcgtccgtcgtcagcccgctgatgacgactgccccagaacttgggcaccgctccgccgcaaccccggagcgcctggccaacctccggaccaagcctaggaaggctggaaacatcCCAAAACCCCTAGAATACACTAAATACCGAGAGAGAAGTTGGAAATTGGTGTGAAAATTCTGAATTTCGGAGGGCCTATTTAaaggcggagttcggacggtccgaactgggttcggacggtccgaactgccacttgtccgagtcGTTTAGACACCTGGACCctgcggagttcggacggtccgaactcgggttcggagggcccgaagttgtccgtgtgctccgaactgttttggtccttccaaAGTCATTTTTGGAACCCCGGGACCTACCcgaccattttcggacgtttcggatctgattttccacttatttttaccaaataaggactccttaaacatgttttgacacttttaaaaaaatatgtcattttctaacatgtttaaaatcacttaatcttgtaaaatggaaccgggctactacattctccccctacttaagatatttcatcctcgaacaatattaagtattgaatgcagtaaaatactgaataagcatcttttattcaaactgattcattttacaagttacaatatGAAAATACGACAATtcaaaataactctggataatctgtacgcatacaactctcaagttcccaagtagtctcctcagtgcctcggtgctgccactgaactagaacaagaggaatagtTTTTttgcgtaacaccttatccttatgacctatgatacgcaaaggtctctccacgtaggTCAAATTCGAGTCCAATTGTACttcagacggctgtaagatattagactcatctgccacatatcgtcgcaacagtgaaacaaggaacacgtcgtggatacttgacaaatacggcggtaacgccaacctgtaagccagatctccaacactttccagaatCTTGAATGGACCAATatacctaggagatagcttacccttgaaaccaaatctcaaaatcctgcgaaatggcGAGACTTTTAAgaatactttctcacccacctcaaactacaaaggtctgcgcttaacatttgcatagctagcctgtcgatcctgcgcaaccttaattctcttcttgatctgtccaacaatatcaatatcctgctggactaactctggtccctcaacttgtcgctcccccacttcttcccagaacagtggagtacgacatcgtcgcccgtacaaagcttcaaacggagacatcccaatactgcgatggtaactgttgttgtacgcgaactcaatcaatggcaactgatcttgccatgctggaccaaaatccatagaacatgctcgcaacatgtcttcaagagtacggatcgtgcgctctgactgtccgtcagtctctgggtgatttgctgtactcaagctaagagtagtacccataacgagctgaagactcccccaaaacctggaagtaaacctggggtctcgatcactgacaatgctcacaggcactccgtgcaatcgaataatctcctggatgtacaatcgtgctatcctgtcaaaactgtagtcccgattataaggaatgaaatgtgctgaattggtgagtcggtccaccacaacccagatagcatcacaatttctcgagctcaccggtaaatgggtcacgaagtccatcgtgatcaactcccatttccactcaagaataggtaaactgtgaagcaaccctccaggtcggtgctctgccttgacctgctgacacaccaaacatctagaaacatattgatacacactcattttcattcctttccaccagaacctagtacgcaaatccttgtacatcttgttgctccccgaatgaatactcaacttagaatgatgagcctgggataaaatctcctccctcagagtatcatcctcCGGAACAACAATACGACCagataaacaaagaaaacaatCTGAATGATAGTGGAATCCAGACGAACTATCATCCTtggctaaacgagccaaacgctgggtcttcggatcAGCCATCTGAGCGTCTCGAATCTGAGAGTACAAAGCAGGCTCAGATAAGAtagcaaacatctggatactctgcataccttttttatgcttgaaggtatatcctgaagaacaacaatcttcaattgcACTTGCCACAGAACAAGTCTGTAGTGCAGAcactcgcaccttgcgacttaaagcatcagcagtgagattagcagctcctggatggtacttaatttcacagtcataatctttaagaaaatccatccaacatctctgtctcatgttcaattctgcctgagtaaacaaatacttgagacttttgtggtctgtgaagatctcaaatctttctccataaagataatgacgtcagatcttcaacgcaaatacaatagctgctaactcaagatcatgcactgggtagTTATTTTCATGAACTTTTAATTGTCTagaggcgtatgcaatcacatacccattttgagtcaggacacatcccagtccctgaagagaagcatccgtgtacactacataccctccagaccCAGACGATAAAGCCAACataggcgcagaagtcaaccgtctacgaagttcacaaaaattttcttcacattctaaggaccactcaaaatttaCGCCCTTTCGAGTAAGTTGTGtgaaaggtcgagctagctgcgaGAAATTTGTGATaaaacgacgataatatcctgctagacccagaaaactacggatctcagctaccgtcgtcggacgtgaccaattcattacaacctcaatcttgctcggatctacAGACACTCCATCCTtggatataatgtggccaagaaataccacccgatcctgccaaaattcgcacttactcaatttggcgtacaactgtctaTCCCTTAGAGTCTGCAACACCAGTCTCAGATGATATGCGTGCTCATTCACATCATGTGAATacaccaatatatcatcaataaatacaacGACGAACTTGTCCAAAAATTCTCGGAATactcgattcatcagatccatgaatacagccggtgcattagtcaactcAAATGacattactaagaactcataatgtccgtacctggttctaaatgatGTCTTGGCTATATCTTGATCTCAGACTCTCATCTGAtaatatccagatctcaaatcaatcttcgagtaaatcgaagtaccctgcaattgatcaaacagatcatctatacgaggcaaaggatacttattcttgattgttactctattcaactggcgatagtcaatgcacagacgcatagacccatcctttttcttcatgAACAGAAAAGGTGCTCCCCAAGAAGAAACATTAGGACGAATGTAACCCTTGTACAACAGATCCTGAAGCTGctgcttcaactcacgcatctctgacggagcagacgatacggtgctcgataAATAGGCGAATtccctggcatcagttctatgccaaactcaacttcgcgcactggaggaaatcctggaatctcatctggaaatacatctggaaattcattcacaatAGGAGTAGCTTCTATACCAATACTTTCGGCGAatgtatcaactgcatagatgaggtagccttccgtGCCAGATTCCAAAGTTCGACAAgctttcaaagctgataccaatggcatctgaggtcgcgctccctcaccgtaAAAGAACCAGCTATCATCGCCAATCGGATGAAATTTCACCAAtctctggtaacaatccactgaagctcggtatgtagttaacacatcaattcccaaaatgcaatcaaaatcctccattgctaatatcatgagattcaccatcaagacattcccttcgaactctaaagggcaacccatcactagacgcttagctgaCGCAGACTGACCCGTCGGGGTAGAAACAATAACCACTGTGTCTAGTGAAATATATGGCAACTTatatctcttaacaaaatgtgcagatatgaaagaatgagatgcaccagtgtcaatgagtgaaaaagcaggtatatcaaataacaagaacgtacccgctataactttctcattctcatccactgcctgatcatgcctcaaggagAACACTTGGCTGGAAGTACGCGGTTTCAAATTAGAACCCCCTGTCGACTGtccctgtggcctctgctgcactAAAGCCTGATAACCAGAACCTGAGCCAGAACCAGCTTCCCCGgcctgtggacaatccttcttcagGTGGCCAATCTCTCCGCATCGAAAGCACGCCCCTGAAACCTTCCGGCACCTGTTGGCAGGATGATTCCCACCACAATGCTTACAAGGACCTTGATTCTTTCTTCCGAAACGCATCACATCTCTGGatcctgaggaagaagaagtagaaccagacttcttgaacgactgagcacggggacccaaagaactcgcgggTCTAGATGAGTAGAAGGATCTGTTACGGCGGAtgttgtcctctgcctggtgacatcgactcactaatacctcgtaagtcatgtcatctcccacAACAACTCAGTCATGAATCTCCggattaaggccctgaaggaacagattatactttgcCTCCGAGCTATCGGAAATCTGGGGGCAATAAGGCagcaactcaaagaacttcaatTGGTACTCTTCGATCGACATTGATCCCTGACGCAAACCCAGCAACTCGCTTGCCTTCGCCTGTCGGAGAGCAGGAGAAAAATATAGCTTATGAAAAGCCGTGCGGAACTCATCCCAGGTAGCAACTCCTTGGGCTGCAATAAAAGGCGCAGAAGTAGAATCCCACCACTTCCGAGCTCGTCCTTTGACCAGgaaatcaagagtctccatccgcTGCTCCTCATTGCATCGGAACTCCCGAAAACAAACTTCCATACGTCGTATCCAGTTTCCCGCATCCTCCGGTGACTCTCCTCCGACCAAGGGTTTTggacccatctgcataaacctatgcatgctgaaacgcctacgatcatcatggcgatggtgatgacggCCCCGACGATGTTCTCGATCGTCCTGatcaccccagcgtccacctatgCTACCGTGACTACTCTCGTCACCATGACCCGTCATCTACATGATGATCAAAGGTTAAAcccaattccaacaatctaaatcccaagattactatgcatgctctgataccataaatgtagtgacccgcaccgtgatcacctactaatcagaagcttaaacatgcatttaacttaattaaataaatcaaaaattaaacagCAGAAAACTTAAACtacaataaaatattgtttacaaccatatcgaataaaccaGCGTATTAACCCAAAAACATCAGaaaacaaaagcctagacaataaccctgctggtcctccatcgcctaagctctcctggaaccacccgcatcgTCCAACCGCagatctgccccatggaatagggtgtccagatacaacaaagtacgggacgtgagcatgataagctcagtacaagagtatgagtatatggtattatgtgtgcatgtatgcaagtgtacagggtaccaagactctcaggtcaagaaactagctcatagattgggctcagggtatatagcacactgcgccgtcgcatcaggaggtggctcatatacctagtggataatggtgacttgatactagtacaagtgtccaaccataaaggtgacctaacacaagacttacgtatccaaccatccacacaaacttgtagggtgagcgccctactataggatacctctaagataaaggctcaatatgctcatgtatgcaacatacagtcatgacatgctgtatatgaagacatataaaacatgcaatcacataatccatgcaaacacataatacatgcatactcaatctggatatctcgaataatacttctgtaCCTCATAAACTAttcaagctagaccagcactatgtccaagcctataatccgcactacaatgcaaagtactcatgcattataatcttattctaaaagccttaactacgctataaTATActtcctatttactataaggagccagagttatacctgcgtccgtcgtcagcctgctgatgacgactgccccagaacttgggcaccgctccgccgcaaccccggagcgcctggccaacctccggaccaaacctaggaaggctggaaacacccaAAAACCCCTAGAATACACTAAAGATCGAGAGAGAAGTTGGAAATTGGTGTGAAAATTCTGAATTtcggagggcctatttataggcggagttcggacggtccgaactgccacttgtccaaGCCGTTTAGACACCTGGACCctgcggagttcggacggtccg
It encodes:
- the LOC140889651 gene encoding uncharacterized protein — encoded protein: MGPKPLVGGESPEDAGNWIRRMEVCFREFRCNEEQRMETLDFLVKGRARKWWDSTSAPFIAAQGVATWDEFRTAFHKLYFSPALRQAKASELLGLRQGSMSIEEYQLKFFELLPYCPQISDSSEAKYNLFLQGLNPEIHD